Genomic window (Juglans microcarpa x Juglans regia isolate MS1-56 chromosome 2S, Jm3101_v1.0, whole genome shotgun sequence):
AGCAGCACACTCGACTTGTATGGGTTCtctgatgcagattgggcaggtTGCCCAACCACACGAAGATCTACTTCAGGGTATTGTACCTTCCTTGGCAGCAACTGCATTTCATGGAGTGCTAAGAAGCAACCTACAGTGTCTAGGTCAAGTGCTGAGGCTGAATACCGAGCCATGACCTCAACTGCAGCTGAGCTGACTTGGCTTTCAAAACTACTCAGAGATCTTGGAGTACCTCAAATAAAAGCACCAACCTTATATTGTGACAATATGAGTGCTCTATATCTCACTGTTAATCCAGTTCTTCATGCTCGAACAAAACATATAGAACTAGATTATCATTACATTCGAGAAAGAGTAGCACTTGGGGCTTTAGAAACTCAGTTTGTTAAATCACTAGATCAGCTAGCTGATATTTTTACCAAGCCATTACTCAAGGGTCCTTTCCAGCAGCTGCAAGACAAACTTGGCCTATGTTACCATACACAGCCAAGTTTGAAGGGGAGTATAAGGAATGAAGATCAAGCTGCCAATCAAGCTACCATAgatcaagcacaaaataaaaacagtcCAGCAATCACTTGATTTCAGCAACTTACCTTAAGCTGTATCATGGTAACAGCCATAgatcaagcacaaaataaaaacagtcCAGCAATCACTTGATTTCAGCAACTTACCTTAAGCTGTATCATGGTAACAGATGCATGATTTTAGAAAGATATCCAGCTGTATAATCATTAtgtaattcatttaatttagcATTCTTTCGATATTGTACAGATTCCTAGTTTAGAAACAGTTGtacatgatcaatatataaatgaatgaaagcacACTCACAAAGGTAACTCATGAGATTGTTTTTCTCAAAAACTTCTTTACTGCCGAGTACTTGCGCCCAGCCATAAAGCACAATGTAGTGGCCTATAAATAATACTTGCCAATAAGTTGGACACTATATACCTTTGCATATTTAGCACGAAGCTGCATGGCTTAATATACTTGTACACATTGAGCATAATTCCGAGTTTgcattttttaatgtgttttgaaatttaattattgagATATCTGTGACGCCGTCGACGGTGGCTACATTGGTAGAGGTGAAATGTGAAGgagtggaggaggaagagagaggtgCGAAATCCAATACTGGATTTCAAATGAAGTGCTAAAATTAGAAATACTATCTGCATGGTGTGGTGTGGGGGGGAGGGGTTTaaactaggggtgctacccacatGACGCATGATGCGGGACCGcgcgcgcgggggggggggggggggggggggggggggggggatcatCTTCCCAGCTAAGAGCATCAACATTGATTTctttatatgtatatgtaaaatcacatcttttaaaaattgattttgcatattaagaaaaactctcacattgaattatacatctttgagtcaatttttttttttgcctaaaattattatttttatatattttacaattagcacccactacatacatttgacattaataatacaagagcaatgctacatatagtcccCAAATGGGGACTGCATTGTAAGTTTAGTTAATtttgcctttaattttttttaaaattacaataatatccttatctaaatggtatttttttttatttaataaaaggcTTGCACATACAGTCTCCAAATGGGGATTGCAAGTAGAATTTCTCATAatacaaatacaataataaaaaaatataatttttatataaattatattaaaatataataaaatgataaaaaaatatataacatattataataatgaaatgaagatgaaggtgaagggttgtgagagagagagagggaggagagagaaaaaattaataaaataatatttgaggaGTGAATAGTGCATCTCCAAAGATGTTGAAATACTGTTCAtaactatataaaattatagagatatataatctaatgtagtCAAATTAAGGGTCATATTATGTAAATGTCTTTGTATTTACATATGCAGATAACAATGTCAAGGAAGGGAAATGTATGTATGAAGGAAGGGAAAACGAGACCTCTCAATCAAACTTGCAATACTAAATTcgaattctttaaaaatattgacGAATATAAAGGCTTCTATTGAGAACACCTTAGGAATGGGTACAATGTACCGCGTTGATTTGTAGAtattgggtttttgttttccgatttctttatttctttatttcaaatgaaaaaatcttCATAAATCGTTGTAGATGACACATATTCTATATTATTAAtgtggtaagatttgatttgttgaaCCTTGTAGACCGAATCGTgctatatatatcaataatttaaaatgttggTTTTTTGGTATACCTATTTTGTGCATCTAATCAACCTCTCTTACACTGTAACCGTGATTGGACCGAAGATATCTTCTTTCTATGTCACCGAGTTATTTTTTAAGAACATTTGAATAGTCCACAAGTTCATATGCTTTTAGAGGTCAACTCCAGCTTTTGTCTAatactatctttttttttttttttttttttttttataagaattgatttgtacaaattttaaatagataatttctaaacaaattctaaaaaaaaaaaattccacctaaaaaagatattatttattaataaaattcaatttttacaaaaaaaaaaaaaaattatacgtaaattatctatttaaaatttatactttttaacTGCTCAAAATTATTCCCACACTGTGTCCTCAATTTGAACCAGCCCATTTCTGGGCCATATCTACCGACCAAAAAGCAACAGTATTTAATTGGgttcttcatttcttcatgGGGTCAACGCCATCTGCACCACCAACCGGCTACCGGCAACCGGctccaattttattaacaaaacttagatatatattatattaaattgacATTGTACTATTCCTACAAGAACCGTGTCACACGTAcgcataattttatttataatctggTATATATTgagtattaattttgttttatcagtagttttttctttaatttgaatttcaaaattttcaattaattctttttgtttttattttataattttcaatagcTGATCCATCGTTAAGTAGGCTTATATAAGTAGAGTTATAATATAGATAGCATTTGAATTTCTTAAAAATCCTAGAAAGGACAttataaaagtttaatttttttttattgttgtggGTTGCGctggatagtgagataattttaaatattctaggtaataaaaatataataataaaatattaaataataatgagtataaataaaaaataaataaaaaattaagaaaatactcCATCGCCCAAAGTATCCCTTATTCTACAATCACTAAAATCCTATAAAAACCTTTGCGTTCTCGTTTCTCAACAACCATCACGAGAAAGCATCCAAGGTTCCAAAAACACGCACACCCCAATCGAGACCATGAACACAATAATCGAAGCAGAAGAACCCACATGGCAAGAACTGCTCGGCAGCAACAGCTGGGAAGGCCTTTTGGACCCTCTCGATCTCTCCCTCCGCAAACTCATCCTCCGATGCGGCGACTTCTGCCAAGCCACCTACGACGCCTTCAACAACGACGACAACTCCAAGTATTGCGGCTCCAGCCGTTATGGCAAGGCCTCCTTCTTCCACAAGGTCATGCTCCACAACGCCTCCGACTATGAAGTCGTCGCCTTTCTCTACGCCACTGCCAAAGTCGGCCATCGCTCGGCCTTTCTTTTCCACTCCCACTCTCGCGAGTCATGGGACCGCGAGTCTAATTGGATTGGCTATATCGCCGTCACCACCGACGGGGTCAGCCACACCCTAGGCCGGCGCGAGATCTATGTCGCGATGCGTGGAACTACTAGGAGCTACGAGTGGATTGACGTGTTGGAGGCTAAACTCAAGCCTGTGGTGTCGTTGTTGCGTCCAAATGCGCGTGCTGAACACAGGGATGATGGTAGTAGTAGTGATAGCGATGGAGATAATGAAAAGGTGCCAAAAGTCATGAAGGGTTGGCTTACTATCTACATGTCGGAGGACTCCAACTCGCTATTCACCAAGAAAAACGCAAGAACGCAGCTTTTAACCAAGATCGATGAGTTGATAAAGCAATACAAAGACGAGGAAGTAAGTGTGACGTTAACGGGGCATAGTCTTGTTTTTATAACTTAATCAAACCCTCATTCTCATGGCATAATTCAAAACGTAACATGTCAATCTAACACCCAAAAAAAGATAAGGCAAGCTCGCTTATAGAA
Coding sequences:
- the LOC121253443 gene encoding phospholipase A1-IIdelta-like gives rise to the protein MNTIIEAEEPTWQELLGSNSWEGLLDPLDLSLRKLILRCGDFCQATYDAFNNDDNSKYCGSSRYGKASFFHKVMLHNASDYEVVAFLYATAKVGHRSAFLFHSHSRESWDRESNWIGYIAVTTDGVSHTLGRREIYVAMRGTTRSYEWIDVLEAKLKPVVSLLRPNARAEHRDDGSSSDSDGDNEKVPKVMKGWLTIYMSEDSNSLFTKKNARTQLLTKIDELIKQYKDEEVSVTLTGHSLVFIT